A single genomic interval of Zingiber officinale cultivar Zhangliang chromosome 4A, Zo_v1.1, whole genome shotgun sequence harbors:
- the LOC121970880 gene encoding GATA transcription factor 8-like → MEDGVGHLFDHIEDLLDFPGDEDGFGMVPEPILLPSLPVRGADEVLGGEGGKKADGEFSVEEGELNPCDELDIEQLEWMSKFLEDSDSFSIGLTAAGGGGAAAAEKSVGERCCFRTSSPVSVLEANTNGGGGVSSDSSITTSSSSSSSTPACYFLGCKKEEKAVPPPRLSPPEPPAVPAVPGRARSKRARPAIFSPQILVVIPSLPPPADAVNAATSDPESFGESSSPAPPPPLEKKSKKKKMNPYADESDSPPPVRKCAHCQIQKTPQWRAGPMGPKTLCNACGVRYKSGRLFPEYRPAASPTFVPSVHSNSHKKVVEMRIKANQNAAEVDGCDLLDYIRRRRD, encoded by the exons ATGGAGGATGGGGTGGGCCACCTGTTCGACCACATCGAGGACTTGCTTGACTTCCCCGGCGACGAGGACGGGTTTGGGATGGTGCCGGAGCCGATTCTTCTACCTTCGCTGCCGGTTCGCGGCGCCGACGAGGTTTTAGGCGGAGAGGGAGGCAAGAAGGCTGACGGCGAGTTCAGCGTGGAGGAGGGCGAGCTCAATCCG TGCGATGAGCTTGACATCGAGCAGCTAGAATGGATGTCCAAATTCCTCGAAGATTCTGATTCGTTCTCGATCGGCCTTACGGCCGCCGGGGGAGGGGGCGCCGCCGCCGCCGAGAAAAGTGTCGGTGAGCGTTGTTGCTTTCGTACCTCGAGTCCGGTCTCTGTTCTCGAAGCGAACACAAATGGGGGCGGCGGCGTAAGCAGCGATTCCAGCATCACCACCtcgtcctcttcctcctcctcgacCCCTGCTTGCTACTTCCTCGGCtgcaagaaggaggagaaggcggTTCCGCCGCCGCGTCTCAGCCCGCCGGAACCTCCGGCGGTCCCGGCCGTCCCCGGCCGCGCACGTAGCAAGCGCGCGCGCCCGGCCATCTTCTCGCCCCAAATCCTCGTCGTCATCCCCAGCCTCCCTCCGCCCGCCGACGCGGTCAACGCCGCCACATCAGACCCGGAGAGCTTCGGCGAATCCTCGTCCCCCGCGCCGCCACCGCCTCTCGAGAaaaagagcaagaagaagaagatgaacccCTACGCCGACGAGTCGGACTCGCCGCCGCCGGTGCGGAAGTGCGCGCACTGCCAAATCCAGAAGACCCCCCAGTGGCGAGCGGGGCCGATGGGGCCCAAAACACTCTGCAACGCCTGCGGCGTCCGTTATAAGTCCGGCCGGCTTTTCCCGGAGTACCGCCCCGCCGCCAGCCCCACCTTCGTCCCCTCCGTCCACTCCAACTCCCACAAGAAGGTCGTAGAGATGCGCATCAAGGCCAACCAGAATGCCGCCGAAGTCGACGGGTGCGACCTCCTCGACTACATCCGGCGCCGGCGCGACTGA